One stretch of Corallococcus soli DNA includes these proteins:
- a CDS encoding LamG domain-containing protein: MKGFKWCLATTVLAVVAPIQGSEALPHRITTGLVGEWKSTVTSASLPEVAPDSSGLAYSTSHDQTGTVIGGLAQADGWTGLGMNLAGDKYIQVPYSPYLSFGTGDFTLTAWVRMMDTTRTVKTIIDNRGSDGRGYTFSVVNGNKLDLLLSDSAGSTHHQSNPSLAPQLVANRWHHVAVSVRRTTWPAIATFFVDGIPVGTASPRLGSIVNTDQPFLIGGNNDGASYRFSDRIDEVIVFNIGLSDADLPYVTKPGKPAFAPSYWNDPSRQYLNNCYNYATTKATNTYAQPGRHSGAVASTMDCASVVQAAINDGLELLPGYPDASGYKSAVALVVAPGYDYHWYRRGTDNLWTHKPGGTAATNLDSLGLTISDPATANRGVYTQFCGYFRVWSDSINGSGHENIN, from the coding sequence GTGAAGGGTTTCAAGTGGTGCCTGGCGACGACGGTGCTGGCGGTGGTGGCTCCCATCCAGGGGAGCGAAGCCCTTCCCCACCGCATCACCACCGGACTGGTGGGTGAGTGGAAGAGCACGGTCACCTCTGCCTCGCTGCCGGAGGTGGCGCCGGATTCGAGCGGGCTCGCGTATTCCACCAGCCACGATCAGACGGGAACGGTCATCGGGGGGCTGGCCCAGGCGGATGGCTGGACGGGCCTGGGCATGAACCTGGCGGGTGACAAATACATCCAGGTGCCCTACTCGCCCTACCTGAGCTTCGGCACGGGGGACTTCACGCTGACGGCGTGGGTCCGGATGATGGACACCACCCGGACCGTGAAGACGATCATCGACAACCGGGGCTCCGACGGCCGGGGCTACACGTTCTCCGTCGTCAATGGCAACAAGCTGGACCTGCTGCTCTCGGACTCGGCGGGCTCCACCCACCACCAGTCCAATCCCAGCCTGGCCCCGCAGCTGGTGGCCAACCGCTGGCACCATGTCGCGGTCAGCGTCCGGCGCACCACGTGGCCGGCGATCGCCACCTTCTTCGTGGACGGCATCCCCGTGGGCACCGCGTCGCCCCGCCTGGGCTCCATCGTGAACACCGACCAGCCCTTCCTCATTGGCGGGAACAACGACGGCGCAAGCTACCGGTTCAGCGACCGCATCGACGAGGTGATTGTCTTCAACATCGGCCTGTCGGACGCGGACCTGCCCTACGTCACCAAGCCGGGGAAGCCGGCCTTCGCCCCCTCCTACTGGAACGACCCCAGCCGGCAGTACCTGAACAATTGCTACAACTACGCCACCACCAAGGCCACCAACACCTACGCCCAGCCGGGCAGGCATTCGGGGGCCGTGGCCTCGACCATGGACTGCGCCTCCGTGGTGCAGGCCGCCATCAACGACGGGCTGGAGCTGCTGCCGGGCTATCCGGATGCGTCTGGATACAAGTCCGCCGTCGCGCTGGTCGTGGCGCCGGGCTACGACTACCACTGGTATCGCCGTGGCACGGACAACCTGTGGACCCACAAGCCCGGAGGGACGGCCGCGACGAACCTCGACAGCCTGGGCCTGACCATCTCCGATCCCGCCACCGCGAACCGGGGCGTCTACACCCAGTTCTGCGGCTACTTCCGGGTCTGGTCGGACAGCATCAATGGCTCCGGTCACGAGAACATCAACTAG
- the rbbA gene encoding ribosome-associated ATPase/putative transporter RbbA has product MVSSASPESPGGSSRLVVSIQDVTHRYGKVVALDGISLDVPTGIMVGIVGPDGVGKSTLMALVAGSKKMQQGRVTVLDGDIADARHRRAVGPRIAYMPQGLGKNLYLELSVYDNVDFMARLFGLSPEERKVRVPELLEATGLGKFAERPAGKLSGGMKQKVGLCGALVHDPDLLILDEPTTGVDPLSRRQFWSLIDEIRAGRPGMSVIISTAYMDEAQQWDWIVAMDAGRVLATGTPAELMERTGTGDLEHCFIALLPEEKRRGHKEVTIPPRPPGKAELAIEADGLTCRFGTFTAVDHVTLSIERGEIFGFLGSNGCGKSTTMKMLTGLLPPTEGTAKLFGSSVDAGSMEVRKNLGYMTQAFSLYGELSVQQNLVLHARLYHLPPDKAKARINELVERFGLRAHLDALAGDLPMGLRQRLSLAVAVLHGPQILILDEPTSGVDPVARDSFWELLIDLSRKQGVTIFVTTHFMNEGMRCDRISLMNAGRVLAADSPQKLIEARKADSLETAFIGYMEDAIAEKARAESKDTPPRDATPARAPEAPPPPKPQAVRRADRAGLRLRLGRMLAYAHNETIQILRDRVRLAFAFVGSALLMLVFGFGITTDVENIRYAALDMDQSPESRAYLEQFGAAKPYFASTPPAQSADEALRRLQSDDVSMVLEIPPRFGLDFRRGSGPEVLAQVDGAMTFRGDTVEQYVQGVHNRMLRDPASGFQWAGAQKSTANIEERFLYNPTFESVYSIVPSVPALLLLLIPAILMTVSIVREKELGSIINFYVTPTGRLEYLLGKQLPYVVIGMANFFILTALALVVFGVPIKGSFLTLMLCTLFYVAATTGIGMVTSTFTGSQVAAVFVTAILTIVPTIQFSGLLQPVSTLQGGAGLVGSIWPASYYMHASLGAFTKGLGAGLLMRDVAFLAACVPVLLAISVIGLRKQEK; this is encoded by the coding sequence ATGGTCTCATCCGCGTCTCCAGAATCGCCGGGCGGCTCCTCCAGGCTCGTGGTCTCCATCCAGGACGTGACCCACCGCTACGGCAAGGTGGTCGCGCTCGACGGCATCTCGCTCGACGTTCCCACCGGCATCATGGTGGGCATCGTGGGGCCGGACGGCGTCGGCAAGTCGACGCTGATGGCCCTGGTCGCCGGCTCCAAGAAGATGCAGCAGGGAAGGGTGACGGTCCTGGACGGGGACATCGCCGACGCCCGGCACCGGCGCGCGGTGGGGCCGCGGATCGCGTACATGCCTCAGGGGCTGGGCAAGAACCTCTATCTGGAGCTCAGCGTCTACGACAACGTCGACTTCATGGCCCGGCTCTTCGGGCTGTCGCCCGAGGAGCGCAAGGTGCGCGTCCCGGAGCTGCTCGAAGCCACGGGACTGGGGAAGTTCGCGGAGCGCCCCGCCGGCAAGCTCTCCGGCGGAATGAAGCAGAAGGTGGGGCTGTGCGGCGCGCTGGTGCACGACCCGGACCTGCTCATCCTCGACGAGCCCACCACCGGCGTGGACCCGCTCTCCCGGCGGCAGTTCTGGAGCCTCATCGACGAGATTCGCGCCGGGCGCCCCGGCATGAGCGTCATCATCTCCACGGCCTACATGGACGAAGCGCAGCAGTGGGACTGGATTGTCGCCATGGACGCGGGGCGCGTGCTGGCGACAGGGACGCCCGCGGAGCTGATGGAGCGCACGGGGACCGGGGACCTGGAGCATTGCTTCATCGCGCTGCTGCCCGAGGAGAAGCGCAGGGGGCACAAGGAGGTCACCATCCCGCCCCGTCCGCCGGGCAAGGCGGAGCTGGCCATCGAGGCTGACGGGCTGACGTGCCGCTTCGGCACCTTCACCGCCGTGGACCACGTCACCTTGTCCATTGAGCGCGGTGAGATCTTCGGCTTCCTGGGCTCCAACGGCTGCGGCAAGTCCACGACCATGAAGATGCTGACGGGCCTGCTTCCCCCCACGGAGGGGACGGCGAAGCTCTTCGGCAGCTCCGTGGATGCCGGGAGCATGGAGGTGCGCAAGAACCTGGGCTACATGACGCAGGCGTTCTCGCTCTACGGCGAGCTGAGCGTCCAGCAGAACCTGGTCCTGCACGCGCGGCTCTACCATCTGCCGCCAGACAAGGCGAAGGCGCGCATCAATGAGCTGGTCGAGCGGTTCGGACTGCGCGCGCACCTGGACGCGTTGGCCGGGGACCTGCCCATGGGCCTGCGCCAGCGTCTCTCGCTGGCCGTCGCCGTGCTGCACGGGCCGCAGATCCTCATCCTGGACGAGCCCACGTCGGGGGTCGATCCGGTCGCCCGGGACAGCTTCTGGGAGCTGCTGATCGATCTGTCGCGCAAGCAGGGCGTCACCATCTTCGTGACGACGCACTTCATGAACGAGGGGATGCGCTGCGACCGCATCTCCCTCATGAACGCGGGAAGGGTGCTGGCGGCGGACTCCCCCCAGAAGCTCATCGAGGCACGGAAGGCAGACAGCCTGGAGACCGCCTTCATCGGCTACATGGAAGATGCCATCGCCGAAAAGGCACGCGCCGAAAGCAAGGACACGCCGCCCAGGGACGCGACCCCCGCCCGCGCGCCCGAAGCCCCGCCACCCCCGAAGCCCCAGGCCGTGCGACGAGCGGACCGGGCCGGCCTCCGGCTGCGTCTTGGCCGGATGCTCGCATACGCCCACAATGAGACCATCCAGATCCTCCGCGACAGGGTCCGGCTGGCGTTTGCCTTCGTCGGCTCGGCGCTGCTGATGCTCGTCTTCGGCTTTGGAATCACGACCGACGTCGAAAACATCCGCTATGCCGCGCTGGACATGGACCAGTCACCCGAGAGTCGCGCGTATCTTGAACAGTTCGGCGCGGCGAAACCCTATTTCGCGTCGACGCCGCCAGCCCAATCCGCGGACGAGGCGCTGCGCCGGCTCCAGTCGGACGATGTCTCGATGGTGCTGGAGATTCCGCCGCGTTTCGGTCTGGATTTCCGCCGGGGCTCCGGGCCGGAGGTGCTGGCGCAGGTGGACGGTGCCATGACCTTCCGTGGCGACACCGTCGAACAATATGTCCAGGGGGTCCACAACCGGATGCTGCGGGATCCCGCGAGCGGCTTCCAATGGGCAGGCGCGCAGAAATCCACGGCCAACATCGAAGAGCGCTTCTTGTACAACCCGACGTTCGAGAGCGTCTATTCCATCGTGCCGAGCGTCCCGGCGCTGCTGCTGCTCCTGATCCCGGCGATTCTCATGACGGTCAGCATCGTGCGTGAGAAGGAGCTGGGGTCGATCATCAACTTCTATGTCACGCCCACGGGCAGGCTGGAGTACCTGTTGGGAAAGCAGTTGCCCTACGTCGTCATCGGCATGGCCAACTTCTTCATCCTGACGGCCCTGGCGCTGGTCGTCTTCGGTGTTCCCATCAAGGGCAGCTTCCTGACGTTGATGCTCTGCACGCTGTTCTACGTCGCGGCGACGACCGGCATCGGGATGGTGACGTCGACCTTCACGGGCAGCCAGGTCGCGGCCGTCTTCGTCACGGCCATCCTGACCATCGTGCCGACCATCCAATTCTCCGGCCTGTTGCAGCCCGTCTCCACGCTGCAGGGCGGGGCCGGTCTCGTCGGTTCCATCTGGCCGGCCTCCTATTACATGCACGCCAGCCTGGGTGCCTTCACCAAGGGACTGGGGGCGGGCCTTCTCATGCGGGATGTCGCCTTCCTGGCCGCGTGCGTCCCCGTCCTCCTGGCCATCAGTGTCATTGGATTGAGAAAGCAGGAGAAATAG
- a CDS encoding ABC transporter permease → MNSLLNILWLGLKELRSLLSDAVLVVFVVYAFTLAIYVQATGTSSEVNNASIAFADEDGSALSKELLNAFYPPRFKLPELIAPDEVQANMDRGRFMFVVVIPPRFEHDLRAGRNPDIQVNIDATAMQQAGIGSGYIKNIVNDRVSSFLRRTEETGPKPVNLVVRKLFNPNGVSSWFKSVVAIINQITLLTVVLTGAAVIREREHGTLEHLLVMPLTSFEIAMAKVWANGLVILVATGASLLLVVHMVLKVPFAGSVVLWFVGVVLYLFFATALGIFLGTISRSMAQFALLIILVVLVLMLLSGGSTPVESQPKWLQYVTYLLPARHFVSFSQVIIYRGGGLEAVWRQFLMVSAVGVGFFVYSLALFRKSIAVSK, encoded by the coding sequence GTGAACTCGCTGCTGAATATTCTGTGGCTCGGGCTCAAGGAGCTTCGCAGCCTGCTGAGCGACGCGGTGCTGGTCGTGTTCGTCGTCTATGCGTTCACCCTGGCCATCTATGTCCAGGCCACGGGGACCTCGAGCGAGGTGAACAACGCATCGATTGCCTTCGCCGACGAGGACGGGTCCGCGTTGTCCAAGGAGTTGCTCAACGCCTTCTATCCGCCCCGCTTCAAGCTGCCGGAGCTCATCGCCCCCGACGAGGTGCAGGCGAACATGGACCGGGGCCGGTTCATGTTCGTCGTCGTGATTCCGCCCCGCTTCGAGCATGACCTTCGCGCGGGGCGCAACCCGGACATCCAGGTGAACATCGACGCGACCGCCATGCAGCAGGCGGGCATCGGCTCCGGCTATATCAAGAACATCGTCAACGACCGGGTCTCCTCCTTTCTCAGGCGCACGGAGGAGACGGGCCCGAAGCCCGTCAACCTGGTCGTTCGCAAGCTCTTCAACCCCAACGGGGTCTCGTCCTGGTTCAAGAGCGTGGTGGCCATCATCAACCAGATAACCCTGCTGACCGTCGTGCTGACGGGCGCCGCGGTCATCCGCGAGCGCGAGCACGGAACGCTGGAGCACCTGCTGGTGATGCCGCTGACCTCGTTCGAGATCGCGATGGCGAAGGTCTGGGCCAACGGCCTGGTGATCCTCGTCGCGACCGGGGCTTCGCTCCTCCTGGTCGTGCACATGGTGCTGAAGGTGCCGTTCGCCGGCTCGGTGGTGCTGTGGTTCGTCGGCGTCGTGCTCTACCTGTTCTTCGCCACGGCGCTCGGCATCTTCCTGGGGACGATTTCACGGTCGATGGCGCAGTTCGCGCTGCTCATCATCCTCGTGGTCCTCGTGCTGATGCTGCTTTCGGGAGGGAGCACGCCCGTCGAGAGCCAGCCGAAGTGGTTGCAGTATGTCACGTACCTGCTGCCTGCCCGGCACTTCGTCAGCTTCTCGCAGGTCATCATCTACCGCGGCGGTGGGCTGGAGGCCGTCTGGCGTCAGTTCCTGATGGTGAGCGCGGTGGGCGTGGGGTTCTTCGTCTACAGCCTGGCGCTCTTCCGGAAGTCCATCGCGGTGAGCAAGTAG